A stretch of Elephas maximus indicus isolate mEleMax1 chromosome 20, mEleMax1 primary haplotype, whole genome shotgun sequence DNA encodes these proteins:
- the LOC126064004 gene encoding olfactory receptor 8K3-like yields MNNHNLMVLKEFILMGITDRPELQAPLFGFFLIVYMVSVMGNLGLIILTMIDSRLHTPMYFFLRHLAFTDLGYSTAVGPKMLTNFIVSQHTISYNWCATQLAFFCIFIVSEIFILSAMAYDSYEAICNPLLYTVIMSPRVCQVLVVIPYIYSVILSLLMTINIFISSFCGYNVIRHFYCDSLPLVSLICSNTYDIKFIILAFSGFDLVLSLLIILVSYMMILVAILKMNSAEGRLKAFSTCGSHLTVVVVFYGTLFFMYVNIKSSHSFDTDKMASVFYIMVIPMLNPTIYRLRNKEVKNAVDRTWKVCSNILL; encoded by the coding sequence ATGAACAATCACAACCTAATGGTGCTGAAAGAGTTTATTCTAATGGGAATCACAGATCGCCCTGAGCTGCAGGCTCCGTTATTTGGATTCTTCCTCATTGTTTACATGGTCTCAGTGATGGGTAACCTGGGCTTGATCATCCTCACCATGATAGACTCTAGGCTACatacacccatgtactttttcctcagacATTTGGCTttcactgatcttggttattcaacagcTGTTGGACCCAAAATGCTAACAAATTTCATTGTAAGTCAACATACAATTTCCTATAATTGGTGTGCTACACAGCTAGCTTTCTTTTGTATATTTATAGTTAGTGAAATTTTCATTCTTTCAGCTATGGCCTATGACTCCTATgaggccatctgtaaccctctgctttacacagtcatcatgtcacCAAGAGTATGCCAGGTGCTGGTGGTCATACCTTACATCTACAGTGTCATTTTGTCTCTTCTGATGaccataaacatttttatttcatcattttgtgGGTATAATGTCATAaggcatttctactgtgataGTCTGCCCTTGGTATCTTTGATCTGTTCAAACACATATGATATTAAATTCATAATACTGGCTTTTTCAGGATTCGATTTAGTTTTATCTCTTCTGATAATCCTTGTGTCTTACATGATGATCCTTGTGGCCATCCTCAAGATGAACTCTGCAGAGGGTAGGCTCAAGGCTTTCTCTACCTGTGGATCTCACTTGACAGTGGTAGTTGTATTCTATGGAACTCTATTCTTTATGTATGTGAATATCAAATCCAGCCATTCCTTTGATACTGATAAAATGGCCTCTGTATTTTACATCATGGTGATACCTATGCTAAACCCCACAATTTACAGGTTGAGGAACAAAGAGGTAAAAAATGCTGTAGATAGAACCTGGAAAGTGTGCTCAAATATTCTactt